Proteins encoded within one genomic window of Setaria italica strain Yugu1 chromosome IV, Setaria_italica_v2.0, whole genome shotgun sequence:
- the LOC101758521 gene encoding 50S ribosomal protein L24, chloroplastic codes for MAGMAALQGAMASLSVSAPGAASTSSFWGNRLATHSAPQPGIRFMVKICPIEMRLKRWERKKCKPNSLPVLHKMHVRIGDTVQVIAGREKGKVGEVTRLFKHNSTVIVKDLNLKSKHKKGTEDEPGEIVMIEGPIHSSNVMLYSKEKNVTSRVGHKFLEDGTKVRYLVKTGEVIDSVEKWVKVFKEGNSE; via the exons atggCTGGGATGGCGGCGCTGCAGGGCGCCATGGCGTCGCTCTCCGTCTCCGCGCCCGGCGCGGCGAGCACCAGCAGCTTCTGGGGCAACCGGCTCGCCACCCATTCCGCACCGCAGCCTGGG ATAAGGTTTATGGTCAAGATATGCCCGATTGAAATGAGA CTTAAGAGATGGGAGCGAAAGAAATGTAAACCGAACAGCCTTCCTGTGCTGCACAAGATGCATGTTAGGATTGGGGATACAGTACAAGTCATTGCAGGCCGTGAGAAAGGTAAGGTTGGAGAAGTTACACGCCTTTTCAAGCACAACAGCACTGTGATCGTGAAGGACCTGAACTTGAAGTCAAAGCACAAGAAAGGCACAGAGGATGAACCGGGTGAAATCGTCATG ATTGAGGGCCCAATTCATAGCTCAAATGTGATGCTCTACTCGAAGGAGAAGAATGTGACAAGCAGGGTTGGCCACAAATTCCTCGAGGACGGGACCAAGGTCCGGTACCTGGTCAAGACTGGGGAAGTAATCGATAGCGTCGAAAAATGGGTAAAGGTGTTTAAGGAAGGAAATTCGGAGTAA
- the LOC101758109 gene encoding beta-glucosidase 25 isoform X1, with the protein MGVLTLVHILISFTTCAEALRRADFPPGFVFGTASSAYQYEGAVNEGQRGPTIWDTLTRRPGRVIDFSNADVAVDHYHRYKEDVDLMKDIGMDAYRFSISWSRIFPNGTGEPNEEGLNYYNSLIDAVLDKGMQPYVTLFHWDLPQALEDRYGGWLNSQIVDDFVHYASTCFKEFGDRVKHWITFNEPHNFAIEGYDLGIQAPGRCSILSHMFCRDGKSSTEPYIVAHNILLAHAGAFHTYKQHFKNEQGGLIGIALDSKWYEPWTDVDEDTQAAARAMDFELGWFLDPLMFGHYPPSMQKLAGDRLPQFSTQASKLVSGSLDFVGINHYTTLYVRNDRMQIRKLVMNDASTDSATIPTAYRHGKRIGETAASRWLHIVPWGMFKLMKHIKEKYGNPPVIVTENGMDDANLPFSRLEDVLQDDKRIRYHNDYMSNLLDAIRKEGCNVHGYFVWSLLDNWEWNSGYTVRFGLYYIDYNNNLTRIPKASVEWFSRFLAQETAII; encoded by the exons ATGGGTGTTCTGACACTGGTTCATATCCTTATCAGCTTCACTACTTGTGCTGAAGCTCTACGGAGAGCAGACTTCCCTCCAGGTTTTGTCTTTGGCACTGCTTCTTCAGCTTACCAG TATGAAGGCGCTGTCAACGAGGGTCAACGTGGACCTACAATATGGGATACTCTCACAAGACGACCTG GACGGGTGATAGATTTCAGCAATGCAGATGTTGCTGTTGATCACTACCATCGTTACAAG GAAGATGTGGACTTGATGAAGGACATTGGCATGGATGCGTACCGGTTCTCTATCTCATGGTCACGTATCTTTCCAA ATGGGACTGGTGAACCTAATGAAGAAGGATTGAATTACTATAACAGCCTCATAGATGCTGTATTAGACAAAG GTATGCAACCATATGTAACACTCTTTCACTGGGACCTTCCGCAAGCACTAGAAGACAGATATGGTGGATGGTTAAACTCCCAAATCGT GGATGATTTTGTTCACTATGCCTCTACTTGCTTCAAGGAATTTGGAGATAGAGTGAAACACTGGATCACTTTTAACGAGCCCCATAATTTTGCGATTGAAGGCTATGACCTTGGTATTCAAGCACCTGGGAGATGTTCCATTCTGTCTCACATGTTCTGCAGGGATGGTAAATCATCAACTGAACCATACATTGTAGCTCACAACATCCTCTTAGCACATGCTGGTGCTTTTCATACTTACAAGCAGCATTTCAAG AATGAACAAGGAGGTCTCATTGGAATCGCGCTTGATTCAAAATGGTATGAACCATGGACAGATGTCGATGAGGACACACAGGCAGCAGCACGAGCAATGGACTTTGAGCTTGGATG GTTCCTGGATCCCTTAATGTTTGGCCACTATCCTCCTTCTATGCAGAAACTTGCAGGCGATAGGCTGCCTCAGTTTTCAACTCAGGCTTCGAAGTTAGTATCGGGTTCGCTAGATTTTGTGGGCATAAACCACTATACCACATTGTATGTTAGGAACGACAGAATGCAAATCAGAAAACTTGTAATGAATGATGCTTCAACTGATTCTGCGACCATACCAACTG CGTACAGGCATGGAAAGAGAATAGGAGAAACG GCAGCATCAAGATGGCTGCACATAGTTCCCTGGGGTATGTTCAAACTGATGaagcacatcaaagaaaagtatggAAATCCACCTGTGATCGTCACTGAAAACG GCATGGATGACGCAAACCTCCCATTTTCGAGATTAGAGGATGTTCTGCAGGATGATAAAAGGATACGGTACCACAACGACTACATGTCGAACCTCCTAGATGCTATAAG GAAGGAAGGCTGCAACGTCCATGGCTACTTCGTATGGTCGCTGCTCGATAACTGGGAGTGGAACTCTGGGTACACGGTGAGGTTTGGTCTCTACTACATCGACTACAACAACAACCTGACGAGGATTCCCAAGGCATCTGTCGAGTGGTTCAGCCGGTTCTTAGCCCAGGAGACGGCTATAATTTAG
- the LOC101758109 gene encoding beta-glucosidase 25 isoform X2, whose product MKDIGMDAYRFSISWSRIFPNGTGEPNEEGLNYYNSLIDAVLDKGMQPYVTLFHWDLPQALEDRYGGWLNSQIVDDFVHYASTCFKEFGDRVKHWITFNEPHNFAIEGYDLGIQAPGRCSILSHMFCRDGKSSTEPYIVAHNILLAHAGAFHTYKQHFKNEQGGLIGIALDSKWYEPWTDVDEDTQAAARAMDFELGWFLDPLMFGHYPPSMQKLAGDRLPQFSTQASKLVSGSLDFVGINHYTTLYVRNDRMQIRKLVMNDASTDSATIPTAYRHGKRIGETAASRWLHIVPWGMFKLMKHIKEKYGNPPVIVTENGMDDANLPFSRLEDVLQDDKRIRYHNDYMSNLLDAIRKEGCNVHGYFVWSLLDNWEWNSGYTVRFGLYYIDYNNNLTRIPKASVEWFSRFLAQETAII is encoded by the exons ATGAAGGACATTGGCATGGATGCGTACCGGTTCTCTATCTCATGGTCACGTATCTTTCCAA ATGGGACTGGTGAACCTAATGAAGAAGGATTGAATTACTATAACAGCCTCATAGATGCTGTATTAGACAAAG GTATGCAACCATATGTAACACTCTTTCACTGGGACCTTCCGCAAGCACTAGAAGACAGATATGGTGGATGGTTAAACTCCCAAATCGT GGATGATTTTGTTCACTATGCCTCTACTTGCTTCAAGGAATTTGGAGATAGAGTGAAACACTGGATCACTTTTAACGAGCCCCATAATTTTGCGATTGAAGGCTATGACCTTGGTATTCAAGCACCTGGGAGATGTTCCATTCTGTCTCACATGTTCTGCAGGGATGGTAAATCATCAACTGAACCATACATTGTAGCTCACAACATCCTCTTAGCACATGCTGGTGCTTTTCATACTTACAAGCAGCATTTCAAG AATGAACAAGGAGGTCTCATTGGAATCGCGCTTGATTCAAAATGGTATGAACCATGGACAGATGTCGATGAGGACACACAGGCAGCAGCACGAGCAATGGACTTTGAGCTTGGATG GTTCCTGGATCCCTTAATGTTTGGCCACTATCCTCCTTCTATGCAGAAACTTGCAGGCGATAGGCTGCCTCAGTTTTCAACTCAGGCTTCGAAGTTAGTATCGGGTTCGCTAGATTTTGTGGGCATAAACCACTATACCACATTGTATGTTAGGAACGACAGAATGCAAATCAGAAAACTTGTAATGAATGATGCTTCAACTGATTCTGCGACCATACCAACTG CGTACAGGCATGGAAAGAGAATAGGAGAAACG GCAGCATCAAGATGGCTGCACATAGTTCCCTGGGGTATGTTCAAACTGATGaagcacatcaaagaaaagtatggAAATCCACCTGTGATCGTCACTGAAAACG GCATGGATGACGCAAACCTCCCATTTTCGAGATTAGAGGATGTTCTGCAGGATGATAAAAGGATACGGTACCACAACGACTACATGTCGAACCTCCTAGATGCTATAAG GAAGGAAGGCTGCAACGTCCATGGCTACTTCGTATGGTCGCTGCTCGATAACTGGGAGTGGAACTCTGGGTACACGGTGAGGTTTGGTCTCTACTACATCGACTACAACAACAACCTGACGAGGATTCCCAAGGCATCTGTCGAGTGGTTCAGCCGGTTCTTAGCCCAGGAGACGGCTATAATTTAG
- the LOC101758109 gene encoding beta-glucosidase 25 isoform X3, with amino-acid sequence MVTYLSKYVVNGTGEPNEEGLNYYNSLIDAVLDKGMQPYVTLFHWDLPQALEDRYGGWLNSQIVDDFVHYASTCFKEFGDRVKHWITFNEPHNFAIEGYDLGIQAPGRCSILSHMFCRDGKSSTEPYIVAHNILLAHAGAFHTYKQHFKNEQGGLIGIALDSKWYEPWTDVDEDTQAAARAMDFELGWFLDPLMFGHYPPSMQKLAGDRLPQFSTQASKLVSGSLDFVGINHYTTLYVRNDRMQIRKLVMNDASTDSATIPTAYRHGKRIGETAASRWLHIVPWGMFKLMKHIKEKYGNPPVIVTENGMDDANLPFSRLEDVLQDDKRIRYHNDYMSNLLDAIRKEGCNVHGYFVWSLLDNWEWNSGYTVRFGLYYIDYNNNLTRIPKASVEWFSRFLAQETAII; translated from the exons ATGGTCACGTATCTTTCCAAGTATGTAGTAA ATGGGACTGGTGAACCTAATGAAGAAGGATTGAATTACTATAACAGCCTCATAGATGCTGTATTAGACAAAG GTATGCAACCATATGTAACACTCTTTCACTGGGACCTTCCGCAAGCACTAGAAGACAGATATGGTGGATGGTTAAACTCCCAAATCGT GGATGATTTTGTTCACTATGCCTCTACTTGCTTCAAGGAATTTGGAGATAGAGTGAAACACTGGATCACTTTTAACGAGCCCCATAATTTTGCGATTGAAGGCTATGACCTTGGTATTCAAGCACCTGGGAGATGTTCCATTCTGTCTCACATGTTCTGCAGGGATGGTAAATCATCAACTGAACCATACATTGTAGCTCACAACATCCTCTTAGCACATGCTGGTGCTTTTCATACTTACAAGCAGCATTTCAAG AATGAACAAGGAGGTCTCATTGGAATCGCGCTTGATTCAAAATGGTATGAACCATGGACAGATGTCGATGAGGACACACAGGCAGCAGCACGAGCAATGGACTTTGAGCTTGGATG GTTCCTGGATCCCTTAATGTTTGGCCACTATCCTCCTTCTATGCAGAAACTTGCAGGCGATAGGCTGCCTCAGTTTTCAACTCAGGCTTCGAAGTTAGTATCGGGTTCGCTAGATTTTGTGGGCATAAACCACTATACCACATTGTATGTTAGGAACGACAGAATGCAAATCAGAAAACTTGTAATGAATGATGCTTCAACTGATTCTGCGACCATACCAACTG CGTACAGGCATGGAAAGAGAATAGGAGAAACG GCAGCATCAAGATGGCTGCACATAGTTCCCTGGGGTATGTTCAAACTGATGaagcacatcaaagaaaagtatggAAATCCACCTGTGATCGTCACTGAAAACG GCATGGATGACGCAAACCTCCCATTTTCGAGATTAGAGGATGTTCTGCAGGATGATAAAAGGATACGGTACCACAACGACTACATGTCGAACCTCCTAGATGCTATAAG GAAGGAAGGCTGCAACGTCCATGGCTACTTCGTATGGTCGCTGCTCGATAACTGGGAGTGGAACTCTGGGTACACGGTGAGGTTTGGTCTCTACTACATCGACTACAACAACAACCTGACGAGGATTCCCAAGGCATCTGTCGAGTGGTTCAGCCGGTTCTTAGCCCAGGAGACGGCTATAATTTAG
- the LOC101757699 gene encoding calcium-binding protein PBP1 — translation MASQQRQMHQQQQAASAPAVGFEDYLPVMAERLGEDGLMRELASGFRLLMDPSRGLITFDSLRRNAPLLGLGPMSDDDLRGMLAEGDFDGDGALSEMEFCVLMVRLSPELMDEPRRWLDDAVAQASQFLFTS, via the coding sequence ATGGCGTCTCAGCAGAGGCAgatgcatcagcagcagcaggcggcgtcggcgccggcggtggggtTCGAGGACTACCTGCCGGTGATGGCGGAGCGGCTGGGGGAGGACGGCCTCATGCGGGAGCTGGCGAGCGGGTTCCGCCTGCTCATGGACCCGTCCCGGGGGCTCATCACCTTCGACAGCCTCCGCCGCAACGCGCCGCTGCTGGGCCTGGGACCCATGTCCGACGACGACCTCCGCGGGATGCTCGCCGAGGGCGacttcgacggcgacggcgcgctcAGCGAGATGGAGTTCTGCGTCCTCATGGTGCGGCTCAGCCCGGAGCTCATGGACGAGCCGCGAAGGTGGCTCGACGACGCCGTCGCGCAGGCGTCCCAGTTCCTCTTCACCAGCTAG